The Pseudomonas fluorescens genome includes a window with the following:
- a CDS encoding YkvA family protein produces MKAPWNFARFLPLAGRLLARGRLPTLLFAVASKGAREGGRLGKLKEDLHLLQALCLAYWRGEYRAVSAKSMLSVVAGLMYFLSPLDAIPDILPMFGMFDDIAVLAWVMKTLDVELEAFRAWRYRQSPEKLAQVERLPDTPEQLQLQGQKKT; encoded by the coding sequence ATGAAGGCTCCGTGGAATTTTGCGCGATTTCTGCCCTTGGCAGGCCGCCTGCTGGCCCGCGGTCGATTGCCGACGTTGCTGTTCGCCGTCGCCAGCAAGGGTGCCCGGGAGGGCGGACGACTGGGCAAACTCAAGGAGGACCTGCATCTGTTGCAGGCCTTGTGCCTGGCCTACTGGCGGGGCGAATACCGCGCTGTCAGCGCCAAGTCGATGCTGTCGGTGGTGGCAGGGCTCATGTATTTCCTCAGCCCCTTGGATGCGATTCCAGATATCTTGCCGATGTTTGGCATGTTCGACGATATCGCCGTGCTGGCCTGGGTCATGAAAACCCTCGACGTTGAACTCGAGGCTTTCCGCGCCTGGCGTTATCGGCAGTCGCCCGAAAAGCTTGCCCAGGTCGAAAGGCTTCCCGATACCCCGGAACAACTTCAACTCCAAGGTCAGAAAAAAACCTGA
- a CDS encoding helix-turn-helix domain-containing protein, whose translation MDIQIITRDGEPEYAVLPWDQYQSLLKAAGIDQAPPREATVRHAAAPGQVLPGLDQLRSLREGKGIAIEALARTVGISPSYLALIESGERQPDAAIRRSLAWELTVPGWREES comes from the coding sequence ATGGATATTCAAATAATCACACGTGACGGAGAGCCCGAATACGCGGTTTTGCCGTGGGATCAGTACCAGTCGTTGTTGAAGGCAGCAGGCATCGATCAAGCTCCGCCGCGCGAAGCGACAGTCCGTCACGCGGCGGCACCGGGCCAGGTTCTCCCTGGCCTGGATCAATTACGCAGTTTACGCGAAGGGAAGGGCATCGCCATCGAGGCGCTGGCCCGCACGGTAGGTATCAGCCCGTCTTATCTGGCCTTGATCGAGAGCGGCGAGCGTCAGCCCGATGCCGCGATTCGGCGCAGTCTGGCCTGGGAGTTGACGGTGCCGGGTTGGAGGGAAGAGTCGTGA
- a CDS encoding sel1 repeat family protein, with amino-acid sequence MLWRLKARAGYWLARRLFHWSWFVRQPRGWAWLEGQFSRMANLGDVGAQSFYGHILTFRGQGLGAREEGIRLLRLAALAGDGKAAYQVGVISLAGTASKAPDPAEAARWWTLAAKAGHPLAEIKLKSLEARYL; translated from the coding sequence GTGCTCTGGCGACTCAAGGCGCGGGCCGGTTACTGGTTGGCGCGTCGGCTGTTTCACTGGTCCTGGTTCGTCCGTCAGCCGCGTGGCTGGGCCTGGCTCGAGGGGCAGTTCTCTCGCATGGCGAACTTGGGCGACGTCGGTGCGCAAAGCTTCTATGGGCATATCCTCACGTTTCGCGGCCAAGGGCTGGGCGCCCGGGAAGAAGGGATTCGCCTGTTGCGGCTGGCGGCATTGGCCGGTGATGGCAAGGCCGCCTACCAGGTTGGCGTGATCAGCCTGGCCGGCACAGCCAGCAAGGCGCCGGACCCGGCTGAAGCGGCGCGTTGGTGGACCTTGGCGGCGAAAGCCGGGCATCCGCTGGCCGAAATCAAGCTCAAATCACTTGAAGCTCGCTATCTCTAG
- a CDS encoding RHS repeat protein: MDQVSRIEQELDSFKDTLSVYREQLERWYSRAADRASHMADLPSLMGMERLIRFGDSTTAVSTGDDDFLSTVVQCPKGGPMTIESKFESVYDIPLGDIVVDVVDVVSGEVTPVTLDAHGLGTFMGEAGKSYRVHVQGEVSAKQIANLFSSYDGLTTNLTEWLRGEWQGFKPRWAQQSLSTSAASVGNGLLAGSWAAIESAWDSISLLSDILKDPGQFVERLGESARQLEDLAKKTPRVMAKLQLLASDEAALCLLVRTASLWLDMLPPSELAGETAEALSRATVQLLIDLLIGVVLTFTGAGAGIAYLSMRLGNVGARLLGVLQRFIGAIFAVVNGFMTYVDRYKTVAARGIAAGVKKGRMQLRWDAQRNTTLKKHEHHDDAPAQSKNPNGDSADTAAQTQTSGCPVSMVTGEELLTLDDGTLDGRLPFVFTRLYRTSAADLDVGLGRGWSHALAHRLELEGEQVTWVDQENRRTTFPLPNAQRPAIHNSLARAAIYLGAEPDELIVAQPGENAPFLHFRDGHLTALSDRYDNRLTLQRNIHGDISRLDNGAGRALRLRYEQRHLIAVDYQSFHPAITLDEAWRTEQTLMSYRYDGRFRLIEATNAAGESERYDYDDQHVILQRQLAGGASFYWEWQGAGRAARCVRHWASFAQMDSRYTWGEDGSVTVQHLDGSQEVYVHDDRARLVRKVEPDGGEHLKAYDEQGRLIAEQDPLGAVTEYRYDEAGRLLALIPPVDEPTSYEYRNGFLHTRARGQAVWRYRRNARGDVIVLIDPDGRRTEYAYDAHGQLLATYDPDGGEHRFTWSRLGQLTEEILPDGSRRCFSYDALGRLLSRQDEHGALTHYQWDAVGRLLQVTLPNGTTRTWRYNAYGKITAERDEQGRLTRYEYADDLHLVSRRLNPDGSELKYRYDSARLLLTEIENESGEKYQLDYTPNGLIRQQVGFDGQRTVYAYDLNGHLLAKTEHGEDGSQRLTQYQRDAAGRLRVKTLPDGQAIEYRYDELGRLVHVNDGSDHPLAFEYDAQDRLVCEHQGWGTLRYRYDACGRLNHLRLPDDSQLDYHHAPGGALTSIDLNGSRLTEHRFVGGRERQRQQGRLLSDYDYDEQGRLKAQTVWQSQQQQLFWRDYAYSAKGNLQTLSDNRNRRSYQYDPLDRLTRIDFSHSEPPEHFCHDPAGNLMMQDRPGPTTLKGNRLLKEGDRHYDYDAFGNLIRERRGQALVSAYRYDSQHRLIGVTTADGRETSYRYDAFGRRISKTVDGLTTEFFWQGDQVVAENSPRHHRSYVYEPGTFRPLAMLDGEGPDARPFYYHLDHLGTPQELTNPAGQIVWSARYNGYGQLTELQHGGGEQLEQPLRFQGQYFDPESGLHYNRHRYYNPGTGRYLTPDPSKLAGGLNGYRYTVNPTGWVDPLGLACQCPGDIEADGPFSEIVPGGGLATHEAQGGHLIEKHIGRTDAQLAQRLEAEPHIPAASTFPDRPTAELTAARALAANEKKIEKFLASKKDKTTINHTFTHPVGISLLNGRTDYLPASKILLVLKKDERRPLGYFVLTGFPEV, translated from the coding sequence ATGGATCAGGTGAGCCGAATCGAGCAGGAACTCGACAGCTTCAAAGACACCCTTTCGGTCTATCGCGAGCAGCTCGAGCGCTGGTACAGCCGAGCGGCGGATCGAGCCAGCCACATGGCCGACTTGCCCTCGCTTATGGGCATGGAGCGGTTGATCCGCTTTGGCGACAGCACCACCGCTGTCAGCACCGGCGACGATGACTTCCTCTCCACGGTCGTCCAGTGTCCTAAGGGCGGGCCGATGACGATCGAAAGCAAGTTCGAATCGGTATACGACATCCCACTGGGCGACATTGTGGTGGACGTGGTGGATGTGGTCAGCGGCGAGGTCACGCCGGTCACCCTGGATGCCCACGGCCTGGGAACCTTCATGGGGGAGGCGGGCAAATCCTATCGTGTTCACGTTCAGGGCGAGGTGTCCGCCAAGCAAATCGCGAATCTGTTTTCTTCCTACGATGGCTTGACCACCAATCTGACGGAATGGTTGCGCGGTGAGTGGCAGGGCTTCAAGCCGCGATGGGCTCAACAATCGTTGTCGACTTCGGCGGCGTCGGTGGGCAACGGGTTGCTCGCCGGCAGTTGGGCGGCGATTGAAAGTGCGTGGGACAGCATCAGCTTGCTCTCGGACATCCTCAAGGATCCCGGTCAGTTTGTTGAGCGGTTGGGCGAAAGCGCCAGGCAGTTGGAGGACCTGGCGAAAAAAACACCGCGGGTGATGGCCAAGCTGCAGCTGTTGGCCAGCGACGAAGCGGCACTGTGCCTGTTGGTGCGCACCGCCAGCCTCTGGTTGGATATGTTGCCGCCCAGTGAGCTTGCCGGCGAAACGGCCGAAGCCTTGTCGAGGGCGACGGTCCAGTTGTTGATCGACCTGTTGATTGGTGTCGTCCTGACCTTCACCGGGGCGGGTGCCGGTATCGCTTATCTGTCGATGCGCCTGGGGAATGTGGGCGCGCGCCTGCTGGGCGTCTTGCAGCGTTTCATCGGTGCGATCTTTGCGGTGGTCAACGGCTTCATGACCTACGTGGACCGCTACAAAACCGTGGCGGCACGCGGTATCGCGGCCGGCGTGAAAAAGGGCAGGATGCAACTGCGCTGGGATGCACAGCGCAACACCACGCTGAAAAAACACGAACATCACGACGACGCCCCCGCCCAGTCGAAAAACCCCAACGGCGACAGCGCCGACACCGCGGCCCAGACCCAGACCAGCGGCTGCCCGGTGTCGATGGTCACCGGCGAAGAACTGCTGACCCTCGACGATGGCACCCTCGATGGCCGCTTGCCGTTTGTTTTCACCCGTTTGTACCGCACCAGCGCCGCTGACCTGGATGTCGGCCTCGGGCGCGGCTGGAGCCATGCCCTGGCCCATCGCTTGGAGCTTGAGGGCGAGCAGGTCACCTGGGTCGACCAGGAAAACCGCCGCACGACGTTTCCCCTGCCCAACGCCCAGCGTCCGGCCATTCACAACAGCCTGGCCCGCGCGGCCATCTACCTGGGGGCCGAGCCGGACGAACTGATCGTCGCCCAGCCCGGGGAAAACGCCCCGTTCCTGCACTTTCGCGACGGCCACCTGACCGCCCTCAGCGACCGCTACGACAACCGCCTGACGCTACAGCGCAACATCCATGGCGACATCAGCCGCCTGGACAACGGCGCCGGGCGCGCCCTGCGCCTGCGTTACGAGCAGCGCCACCTGATCGCCGTCGACTACCAGAGCTTCCATCCCGCCATCACCCTCGACGAAGCCTGGCGGACCGAACAGACGCTGATGTCCTACCGCTACGACGGACGTTTCCGACTGATCGAAGCGACCAATGCCGCCGGTGAAAGCGAACGCTACGACTACGACGACCAGCACGTCATCCTCCAACGGCAACTGGCCGGCGGGGCGAGTTTCTACTGGGAGTGGCAAGGGGCCGGGCGGGCGGCGCGCTGCGTACGGCATTGGGCTTCGTTTGCGCAAATGGACAGCCGCTACACCTGGGGCGAGGACGGCAGCGTCACGGTCCAGCACCTGGACGGCAGCCAGGAGGTGTATGTCCACGATGACCGGGCGCGGCTGGTGCGCAAGGTCGAGCCCGACGGCGGTGAGCACCTCAAGGCCTACGACGAACAAGGCCGCTTGATCGCCGAGCAGGACCCGCTGGGCGCCGTGACCGAATACCGCTACGACGAAGCCGGTCGGCTGCTGGCGCTGATTCCACCCGTTGATGAGCCGACGTCCTACGAATACCGCAACGGTTTCCTGCACACCCGTGCGCGCGGCCAGGCGGTGTGGCGCTACCGGCGCAATGCCCGGGGGGACGTGATCGTCCTTATCGACCCGGACGGCCGGCGCACGGAATATGCCTACGACGCCCATGGGCAACTGCTGGCGACGTATGACCCGGACGGCGGCGAACATCGGTTCACCTGGAGTCGCCTGGGCCAACTGACCGAAGAGATCCTGCCCGACGGCAGTCGCCGGTGTTTTTCCTACGACGCCCTGGGGCGTTTGCTCAGCCGCCAGGACGAACATGGCGCGCTCACGCACTACCAATGGGACGCCGTCGGCCGCCTGCTGCAGGTGACCTTGCCCAACGGAACCACGCGGACCTGGCGCTACAACGCCTACGGCAAGATCACCGCCGAGCGCGATGAACAGGGCCGTCTGACCCGCTACGAATACGCCGACGACCTGCACCTGGTCAGCCGTCGCCTGAATCCCGACGGTAGCGAGCTGAAATACCGCTACGACTCGGCGCGGTTGCTGCTGACCGAAATCGAAAACGAATCCGGCGAAAAATATCAGCTGGACTACACGCCCAACGGCTTGATCCGACAGCAAGTCGGCTTCGACGGCCAACGCACCGTCTACGCCTACGACCTCAATGGCCACCTGCTGGCGAAAACCGAGCACGGCGAGGACGGTTCGCAACGGCTCACCCAGTACCAGCGTGACGCGGCTGGGCGGCTGCGAGTCAAGACCTTGCCCGACGGCCAGGCCATCGAATACCGCTACGACGAGCTGGGCCGATTGGTCCACGTCAACGACGGCAGCGATCATCCCCTGGCCTTTGAGTACGACGCCCAGGACCGGCTGGTTTGCGAACACCAGGGCTGGGGCACCCTGCGTTATCGCTACGACGCTTGCGGACGCCTCAACCACCTGCGCCTGCCGGACGACAGCCAGCTCGACTACCACCATGCCCCAGGTGGCGCACTGACCTCCATCGACCTCAACGGCTCGCGCCTGACCGAACACCGCTTCGTCGGCGGTCGCGAACGGCAACGCCAGCAAGGCCGGCTGCTCAGTGACTACGACTACGACGAACAGGGCCGCCTCAAGGCCCAGACCGTGTGGCAGAGCCAACAGCAGCAACTGTTCTGGCGCGATTATGCCTACAGCGCCAAGGGCAACCTGCAAACCCTTTCCGACAACCGAAACCGCCGCAGCTACCAGTACGACCCGCTGGATCGCCTGACCCGCATCGACTTTTCCCACAGCGAACCGCCGGAACACTTCTGCCACGATCCGGCCGGCAACCTGATGATGCAGGACCGCCCCGGCCCGACCACCCTCAAGGGCAACCGCCTGCTGAAAGAGGGCGACCGCCACTACGACTACGACGCCTTCGGCAACCTGATCCGCGAACGCCGCGGCCAGGCTCTGGTCAGCGCCTACCGCTACGACAGCCAGCACCGCCTGATCGGCGTCACCACGGCCGATGGGCGTGAAACCTCCTACCGCTACGACGCCTTTGGCCGACGCATCAGCAAGACCGTGGACGGCCTGACCACGGAATTTTTCTGGCAGGGCGACCAGGTCGTCGCCGAAAACAGCCCGCGCCACCACCGCAGCTACGTCTACGAACCCGGCACCTTCCGCCCACTGGCGATGCTCGACGGCGAAGGCCCCGACGCCCGCCCGTTCTACTACCACCTCGACCACCTGGGCACCCCCCAGGAACTGACCAACCCCGCCGGCCAGATCGTCTGGTCGGCGCGCTACAACGGCTACGGCCAACTCACCGAACTCCAGCACGGCGGCGGCGAACAACTGGAACAACCGCTGCGCTTCCAGGGCCAATACTTCGACCCGGAAAGCGGCCTGCACTACAACCGCCACCGCTACTACAATCCCGGAACCGGCCGCTATCTGACGCCTGACCCGAGCAAATTGGCGGGTGGGCTCAATGGGTATCGCTACACGGTGAACCCGACGGGGTGGGTGGATCCGTTGGGGTTGGCGTGTCAGTGTCCTGGCGACATTGAGGCTGATGGGCCGTTCAGCGAGATTGTGCCGGGGGGAGGGTTGGCTACGCATGAGGCTCAAGGAGGACATTTGATTGAAAAACATATTGGTAGAACAGATGCACAGTTAGCCCAAAGGTTAGAGGCGGAGCCACATATCCCAGCGGCCTCCACGTTCCCTGACCGGCCTACTGCTGAGTTGACGGCAGCAAGGGCATTGGCGGCGAATGAAAAGAAAATTGAAAAATTCTTAGCTAGTAAGAAAGATAAGACGACTATTAATCATACTTTTACCCATCCCGTGGGCATCAGCTTGCTAAATGGCCGTACCGACTATCTGCCGGCATCAAAAATTTTATTGGTCTTGAAAAAAGACGAACGAAGACCCTTGGGGTACTTTGTGCTAACAGGATTCCCGGAAGTATGA
- a CDS encoding contact-dependent growth inhibition system immunity protein — MSTEFPELHDFFGAYFHQDWPDEHGTAEEVLDAFLAESDVDDLRAIQQELNDLIERRKDESELRAYLLRELSCYYSYWIAWGTGEAWLRHIARRLSSRVDR, encoded by the coding sequence ATGAGTACAGAATTTCCTGAATTACATGATTTTTTTGGGGCTTATTTTCACCAGGATTGGCCTGATGAACATGGAACGGCTGAGGAAGTCCTCGACGCCTTCCTGGCAGAGTCTGATGTTGATGATTTGAGGGCTATTCAACAAGAACTCAACGACCTAATTGAACGGAGGAAAGATGAGTCGGAATTGAGGGCTTATTTATTGAGGGAGCTGAGTTGTTATTACAGTTACTGGATAGCATGGGGCACGGGCGAGGCATGGTTACGTCATATTGCCCGTAGGCTGAGTTCTAGAGTTGATCGCTGA
- a CDS encoding bifunctional diguanylate cyclase/phosphodiesterase: MTTTEQLSALSSILAQSGLHSLFQPIICLSERRIVGYEALTRGPSNSPLHSPIALLSVARQAGRLSELELACRRSACQRFNEQKLPGKLFLNVSPESLLESAHQTGRTLQLLQDLGIAPSQVVIELTEQTPIDDFQLLQTALHHYRAMGFSIALDDLGAGYSSLRLWSELRPDYVKIDRHFIDGIHQDALKREFVGSILKIARASRAQVIAEGIELPEELAVLIEMGVDLVQGYLLARPQEQPSRDARALMPKQDSGVAALSDEVNDLGALLNEQPAVAHNTPTATVLEAFRRQANLNSLAVLDDQGQPCGIVHRHSLSDALLKPFATDLFARKPISRLMSDDFLAVELNQSLQQVSRLITSRARQRIEEDFIITLNGSYMGLGRVIDVLKLITELKIQQARYANPLTLLPGNVPIQQCLTRLLQQRQESVICYVDIDSFKPFNDIYGYGRGDEVLLCLAQCLNERIDPSRDFVGHIGGDDFLLVLGPEDWRRRLDQLLSDFQTHCRRFYRPEHLEAGCFTALNRQGIRQEFALLSLSIGVVHLRAEACEELDASQLAELASQAKHHAKEILGGSVYLVEGLAEREAGVALGLSV; encoded by the coding sequence ATGACCACGACAGAACAGCTGAGTGCCTTGAGTTCGATCCTGGCTCAAAGCGGTTTGCACAGCCTGTTCCAACCGATCATCTGCCTTTCCGAACGGCGCATCGTGGGTTATGAAGCCTTGACCCGCGGCCCCTCCAACAGCCCGTTGCACTCCCCCATCGCGCTACTCTCCGTGGCGCGCCAGGCCGGCCGCCTCAGCGAACTAGAGTTGGCCTGCCGCCGCAGCGCCTGCCAGCGCTTCAATGAGCAAAAGCTCCCGGGCAAGCTGTTTCTCAACGTCTCGCCCGAGTCGCTGCTGGAATCCGCGCACCAGACCGGGCGCACCCTGCAACTGCTGCAGGACCTCGGCATTGCCCCCAGCCAAGTCGTGATCGAACTGACTGAACAAACCCCTATCGATGACTTCCAGCTCCTGCAAACCGCGCTGCATCATTATCGTGCGATGGGTTTCTCGATTGCCCTGGACGACCTGGGCGCCGGCTATTCGAGCCTGCGGCTGTGGTCTGAATTGCGGCCCGATTATGTGAAGATCGACCGGCATTTCATCGACGGCATCCACCAGGACGCCCTCAAGCGCGAGTTCGTGGGCTCGATCCTGAAAATCGCCCGGGCCTCCCGCGCCCAGGTGATTGCCGAGGGAATCGAACTGCCGGAAGAATTGGCGGTGCTGATCGAAATGGGCGTCGACCTGGTCCAGGGCTATCTGCTGGCCCGGCCTCAGGAACAACCGTCACGCGATGCCAGGGCGCTGATGCCCAAGCAGGACAGCGGCGTGGCGGCGTTGAGCGATGAGGTCAACGACCTCGGTGCGCTGCTCAACGAACAACCGGCAGTGGCCCACAACACGCCGACAGCCACCGTGCTGGAAGCCTTTCGTCGCCAGGCCAACCTCAACTCCCTGGCGGTGCTGGATGATCAAGGGCAGCCCTGCGGCATCGTTCATCGCCATTCGCTCTCGGATGCCTTGCTCAAACCCTTCGCCACCGACCTGTTCGCCCGCAAACCCATCAGCCGCTTGATGAGCGACGACTTTCTCGCAGTGGAGTTGAACCAGTCGTTGCAACAAGTCAGTCGCCTGATCACCAGCCGCGCCCGACAACGCATCGAAGAGGACTTCATCATCACCCTCAACGGCAGCTACATGGGCCTGGGCCGGGTGATCGATGTGCTCAAGCTCATCACTGAACTGAAAATCCAACAGGCCCGCTACGCTAACCCACTGACGCTGCTACCGGGCAACGTACCGATCCAGCAATGCCTCACGCGCCTGCTGCAGCAGCGGCAGGAGTCGGTGATCTGCTACGTGGACATCGACAGTTTCAAACCCTTCAACGACATCTACGGCTACGGTCGCGGTGACGAAGTCCTGCTGTGCCTGGCCCAATGCCTGAACGAACGCATCGACCCCAGCCGCGACTTCGTCGGTCATATCGGCGGCGACGACTTCCTGCTGGTCCTCGGCCCGGAAGACTGGCGCAGACGCCTGGACCAGCTCCTCAGCGACTTCCAGACCCACTGCCGTCGCTTCTACCGCCCCGAACACCTAGAGGCGGGATGCTTTACGGCGTTGAATCGGCAGGGTATTCGACAGGAGTTCGCGTTGTTGTCGCTGTCGATTGGCGTGGTGCACCTGCGCGCCGAGGCCTGTGAGGAATTGGACGCCAGTCAGTTGGCTGAGCTGGCTTCCCAGGCCAAGCATCATGCCAAGGAAATTTTGGGAGGAAGTGTGTATTTGGTGGAGGGTTTGGCGGAGCGGGAGGCTGGGGTGGCGTTGGGTTTGTCGGTGTAA
- a CDS encoding carboxy terminal-processing peptidase — protein MKHLFPSTALALVIGLGLLPLSNDTFAANSWDKLQPDRDEVIASLNVVELLKRHHYSKPPLDDARSVIIYDSYLKLLDPSRSYFLASDIAEFDKWKTQFDDFLKSGDLNAGFTIYKRYLDRVKARLDYALAELNKGVDKIDFNTKETLLVDRKDAPWLKSTAELDDLWRKRVKDEVLRMKIAGKDSKQIQETLAKRYKNQLARLDQTRAEDVFQAYINTFAMSYDPHTNYLSPDNAENFDINMSLSLEGIGAVLQSDNDQVKIVRLVPAGPADKTKQVSPADKIIGVAQGNKEMVDVVGWRLDEVVKLIRGPKGSVVRLEVIPASNAPNDQTSKIVPITREAVKLEEQAAKKSVLNLKQDGKDYKLGIIEIPAFYLDFKAFRAGDPDYKSTTRDVKKLLTELQKEKVDGVVIDLRNNGGGSLQEATELTSLFIDKGPTVLVRNADGRVDVLEDENPGAFYKGPMALLVNRLSASASEIFAGAMQDYHRALIIGGQTFGKGTVQTIQPLNHGELKLTLAKFYRVSGQSTQHQGVLPDIDYPSIIDTKEIGESALPEAMPWDTIRPAIKPAVDPFKPFLAQLKSEHDTRTAQDAEFVFIRDKLALAQKLMMEKTVTLNEADRRAQHADIEAKQLTMENLRRKAKGEEPLKELKKEDEDLITEPEKTKPEDDAYLSETGRILLDYLKLNTAIAKH, from the coding sequence ATGAAGCATCTGTTCCCCAGTACCGCCCTCGCGCTAGTCATTGGCCTCGGCCTGTTACCGCTGTCGAACGATACGTTCGCAGCCAACAGCTGGGACAAGCTTCAGCCCGATCGTGACGAGGTGATTGCCAGCCTTAACGTGGTCGAGTTGCTCAAGCGCCATCACTACAGCAAGCCGCCGCTCGATGACGCGCGTTCGGTCATCATCTACGACAGCTACCTGAAGCTGCTCGATCCGTCGCGCAGTTATTTCCTGGCCAGCGACATCGCTGAATTCGACAAGTGGAAAACCCAGTTCGACGACTTCCTCAAGAGCGGCGACCTGAACGCCGGGTTCACCATCTACAAGCGCTACCTGGACCGCGTGAAGGCGCGTCTGGACTACGCCCTGGCCGAGCTGAACAAAGGCGTCGACAAAATCGATTTCAATACCAAGGAAACCTTGCTGGTCGACCGCAAGGACGCCCCCTGGCTCAAAAGCACAGCCGAACTCGATGACCTGTGGCGCAAGCGCGTCAAGGACGAAGTGCTGCGCATGAAAATCGCCGGCAAGGATTCCAAGCAGATCCAGGAAACCCTGGCCAAGCGCTACAAGAACCAATTGGCTCGCCTGGACCAGACTCGCGCCGAAGACGTTTTCCAGGCGTACATCAACACCTTTGCCATGTCCTACGACCCGCACACCAATTATCTGTCGCCGGATAACGCGGAAAACTTCGACATCAACATGAGTCTGTCCCTGGAAGGCATCGGTGCGGTGCTGCAGAGCGACAACGACCAGGTGAAAATCGTGCGTCTGGTCCCGGCCGGCCCGGCGGACAAGACCAAACAGGTCAGCCCGGCGGACAAGATCATCGGCGTCGCCCAAGGCAACAAGGAAATGGTCGACGTGGTCGGCTGGCGCCTGGACGAAGTGGTCAAGCTGATCCGTGGTCCGAAAGGCTCGGTGGTGCGCCTGGAAGTCATCCCGGCCAGCAATGCGCCGAACGACCAGACCAGCAAGATCGTGCCCATCACCCGTGAAGCGGTGAAGCTGGAAGAACAGGCAGCGAAGAAATCGGTCCTCAACCTCAAGCAGGACGGCAAGGACTACAAGCTCGGCATCATCGAGATCCCGGCCTTCTATCTGGACTTCAAGGCCTTCCGCGCCGGGGATCCGGACTACAAGAGCACCACGCGCGACGTCAAGAAGCTGCTGACCGAGCTGCAGAAGGAAAAAGTCGACGGCGTGGTCATCGACTTGCGCAACAACGGCGGCGGCTCCCTGCAGGAAGCCACCGAGCTGACCAGCCTGTTCATCGACAAGGGCCCGACCGTGCTCGTGCGTAACGCCGATGGTCGAGTGGACGTGCTGGAAGACGAAAACCCCGGTGCGTTCTACAAGGGGCCAATGGCCTTGCTGGTCAACCGCCTGTCCGCTTCTGCCTCGGAGATTTTCGCCGGCGCCATGCAGGACTATCACCGTGCGCTGATCATCGGCGGCCAGACCTTCGGCAAAGGCACCGTGCAGACCATCCAGCCGCTCAACCATGGCGAACTGAAGCTGACCCTGGCGAAGTTCTACCGGGTTTCCGGCCAGAGCACCCAGCATCAGGGCGTACTGCCTGACATCGACTACCCGTCGATCATCGACACCAAGGAAATCGGCGAAAGCGCCCTGCCCGAAGCGATGCCGTGGGACACCATCCGCCCGGCGATCAAACCGGCGGTGGATCCGTTCAAACCGTTCCTGGCCCAGCTCAAGTCCGAGCACGACACCCGCACGGCCCAGGATGCAGAGTTTGTCTTCATCCGCGACAAGCTGGCCCTGGCGCAGAAGTTGATGATGGAGAAAACCGTCACCCTCAACGAAGCCGACCGTCGCGCGCAGCATGCCGACATCGAGGCCAAGCAACTGACCATGGAAAACCTGCGTCGCAAGGCCAAGGGCGAAGAACCGCTCAAAGAACTGAAGAAAGAGGACGAAGACCTGATCACCGAGCCGGAGAAAACCAAGCCGGAAGACGATGCCTACCTGAGCGAGACCGGGCGGATCCTGCTGGATTACCTGAAACTCAACACAGCGATCGCCAAGCACTAG